AGCTCTTCGTATTTGATCGTATCTTCCGAAACGGTTCTCCGTTCGTCGCTTCGCGTTATTTTGACGGGACGCTTTCGCCGGTGTTCTTCAAACAGAAATTCCAGATTGATATCGAGCGCGTCGGCGAGCGCGAGCAGCGTGTCGATGGCCGGTGAAACTTTATTGCGCTCGATCTGCGATACGAGGCTTTCGCTCACTCCCGCTTTGTCGGCGACGACTTTGAGCGTCATGCCTTTGTGTTCGCGCACCATGCGCAGTTTTTTACCGAAATGGTACGGTACGCGTTTGCTTTCTTTTTTGCCGGTTGCATTGATTCGTCTCATCGTTTTCTCTTGCCGTCCCTCATTTGCCGTCTGCCGAGATGCGGAGAACGGCATTCGATTTATACGTTTTGCTCGGTGACAAATTGGATAAAGTAATCTTCGAGCGTTTTGTGCGGGCCGGGAAGTTTCATCCGTGCGCGCTCGCGCGCATCGTCCCTCCGGATCGTATACAGCGAATAAAAATCGCGGTAGTCGAGCTCCGCATCCGTTTTTATGGGCATACCGAGGTAATCGGCCACTTCGTCGCGCCCGATCGCCGCGATGCCCTTTGTCCGCAAAATCGTCCGCAGCCGGGAAATCTGCTCGTATGAAATGCCGAACAGAAATTCTTCCATCGCTTGAGAGACGCCGGGATCGCATAATTTATTTTTAATAAAACCGAGCCATTGTCCGTCCATCTGCATCGAAATGAGCAGAAGCTCGCTCGTACCCATCATCGTGCCGAAAGCGGGCGCGAGTTTTCTGCGCGCAGTCCAGACTTCGTTGAGTATCGGTGCGATGACTTGAATGCGGTCGTCCGTACGGTATTCCCACAGCATGAGCAGCGAATAGCCCCATTGACGGCGGATTTCCCGCGGCAGCGTTTTATCTGCGATCAAATTCAGATATACGTCTTCGGCAAGCAGCGAAAACATCATCGTAACCGCTTCGGTCATAAGCTCTTCGGAAAGAGACGCGGGTGCTTTGATCCTCGTGCTTTGTTTTGAAAGCGATGAAAACGTGTGCATCTTTGCTATGAGAAATCCCTTGCCGAGACTCGCTTTCGACGGCAAAAGCAGCGTTCGATCCCCGGCTTCCTGACTGTCAATGAGCATCTCCACGATCGTTTTCGGCGTACGCATGCCGCCCGGCAGATCGTGCTGTTCGAGCAGCGACGGAAACAATGCGATCGCACGCGCAAGGTGTTCGAGGTCTTTCATCCTGTCTTTAATTATCAACACGCGCTCCGTATCCGCATCGTTCATATACACAAGCAGATCGTCGATGAGCTTTTTTTGCTTTTGCGTGAGGATGACGATGCCTTTGTCGTCTCTGCTTCGCGCGATGTTGTCGGTATCGTAGATGTGTTTGATATCGACGGGAGAAGTATTTGTTTCCGTATCGATCGTCCTTTGTTAATAATACTATGAACGAAACGTCTTTCGTCGATGTCTCGTTCAAGTTTCGAATGCGGAACATACCGATCAGTCGGATGTACGCGATCGATAATTTTTATTCCGCCGTCGGCGTTTCTTTTTCAAGCTCGACGGAATTTCCGGCGGCCTGCGATTCCTGCACATCCGCGTCCTTTGTTTCCTGCATATCGGCATCTTGCGCTTTTTGTGCCGCCTCCGTGCGCTCGGTTTCCGTATGAACGTCGGTTTGCACTTTGCTCGGCTTCGTTTCCGGCAGTTTATTTTTCGGAATCCGCTTCATGCCGATTTCAGCCAATTTGTTGTACGCGCCCGGCAGTACGCCCGGTGTCGTCGATGCGTACATATCGAGAATCTCTTTAAACGATGCGTATGCCGCCGCGTATTTTTTTTGCTTCAAATAGAGATGACCGAGTTCGTATCGCGCTTCCACGTAGACCGACGAATCGATGCCGTAACGCGCGATCACCGTTTTATAATAGGTTTCCGCATTTTTATACTGCGCGCTTCCGTATGCGTTTTGTCCGAGCTGAATGAGCTGCGTCGACGTCAAATCTTCGGGGATATCTTTTATCGTGCGGCACGAAACAAATAAAAGCGCACCGCACACCGCCGAGGTCAATGTAATGGCAATAATCCTTTTCATAACGCCTCCAGTGTACAATGAGAAGTATAAAAAAAGCAAGAGCTCGGCAATTCCGAGCAGTGCGCGACTTGCAACGAGCGCGAAGCGCGAAGTTCCCCGCGCAGGAATTGCCGAGCGTCTCCTATGAGAGAAAAACGGCAAAGCCGTTTTTCAACTCACGACTTCTTATAAGATTGCGAGCAGTGGTCGTTCGCGTTGCATCCGTGCACCGCTCACTACCGTATTTTTGCATAGCAAAAATACGCAGTCGTTTTGCCAAGATACGACACGGCCTCCGTGCCGTGCATTGCACGAAGCGAAGCTTTCTGTACAGCAATTGCTGAGCGTCTCCTATCACAAAGCGCGCATAGATGCAGCGCTTTGTGTCCTCATAAGGAATTGCAGTCGGCTTTCATACCTTTTATTACATCCGAAAGGATGAGGTATGAAAGCCTCCGCGCGGATAAAAGAAAAACGGCAAAGCCGTTTTTCGCCTCACGACTTCCTATAAGATTCCGAGCAGTGGCCGTTCGCGGTTTTCCAAAAACTGAAGTTTTTGGAAAGTCTCCTTGATTTACTATGCGATGTTTAAAATTAAGTCACTGCAATATAAAGACTTAATTTTAAACTCGTAGGCTGTCGAAAAAGTAACCGACTTTTGAGACAGCCCGCTCACTACCGTATTTTTGCATAGCAAAAATACGCAGTCGTTTTGCCAAGATACGACACGGCATCCGTGCCGCATGACGCACGGATTTTTTCCGCTTCCGCTTTCATGCTGCAGTCGGGGCGTTGCGGGGTGTCCCCGCAGAGGGGGCAGCGGACGGCCGTATGAACGGAGCAAGGGGAAAACGACGGTTTTACACTTGCGGAGTGAAAAGGACGGGAGCGAGGGGGAGACTTCCCCCCTTGTGTAAGGATGTTTGCAAAAAGAGATTTGAAAAATGTATTGACTAAATGCCGGTACGCGGGTACGATTTTATATCGATTTAAAATTCGAAACCTTTTCTACGATAATTATTAAAGAAAAGCGGAGCGTTGCGCATTGAGTGCGCTGCGTTTTCGCAGGGGGCGATTATGAAACGATTGATCGGCGTGTTTGCAGTGCTGTGCGTTTTGGCCGGCTGCAAGGGAACGAATAAGTCGAAGACGATTAAAATCGGCATCGTGCAGCTTGTCGAACATCCGGCGCTCGATGACGCGTATAAGGGGTTCGTCGACGCTCTTTCCGAAGCGGGTTATACCGACGGAACGAATATTTCAATCGATTACGAAAACGCGCAGGGCGAACAGGCGAATTGCGTTACGATCGCGCAAAAGCTCGTAAACGATCGAAGCGATTTGATCCTCGCGATTGCAACGCCCGCGGCGCAGGCTGTCGCGAATCTCACAAAAGACATTCCGATTCTCGTCACGGCCGTCACCGATCCCGAAAGCGCAAAGCTTGTCAAATCGAACGATGCGCCGGGTACGAATGTTACGGGTACGTCGGACTTGACGCCGTGTGCAGCACAGATCGATTTATTGAAGCGTCTCGTACCGAACGCAAAAACCGTCGGCATGCTGTATTGTTCAAGCGAACAGAACAGCGTCTTTCAAATCGGTCTTGCAAAAGCCCAGTGCGATAAACTCGGACTTGCATATATCGATGCGACGGTGTCGAGCACGAACGAAGTGCAGCAGGTGACGCAGAGCCTCGTCGGTAAAGTGGACGCGATCTACGTGCCGACGGACAATATGGTTTCATCGAGTATCGTGACGGTTGCGCAGGTTGCGAACGAAAACAGGATTCCGACGATCGTCGGGGAAGAAGGCATGGTAGAGCGGGGTGCGCTTGCGACCTACGGCATCGATTATTATGCGCTCGGAAAGCAGACGGCTTCTATGGCAGTCGATATTATTAAAAACGGGAAAAAGCCTGAGGATATGCCGATTCAATATCTCGAACATTGCACGCTCAGTATCAACCGCGATACGGCGGCGAAAATCGGCATGACTATTCGCGACTATTTGAACTAGCGGGAGCGCTTGAAAAATTTCGGCTTCGGATACGATCGATAATCGGCAGTGCCGTTTGCCGCCGACGGAGTGTGCGTAAAGATGGGATTGTTGTTTGCAGTGCACGGCGCCTTTGCCGTGGGCATTCTGTGGAGCGTGATGACGCTCGGCGTATACATTACGTTTCGGATTCTCGATATAGCCGATCTCACCGTTGACGGAAGTTTTGCGACGGGGGGCGCGGTTTCAGGCGTGCTCATCGCGCACGGTGTGCATCCGCTCCTTTCGCTTTCGGCGGCTTTTGCGGCGGGTATGCTTGCGGGTCTTGCGACCGGTCTCTTGCACACGAAAATAAAAATACACGTGCTGCTCGCGAGCATCCTCACGATGATCGCGCTGTATTCCGTCAATATCCGCATTATGGGAAAAGCGAACACGCCGCTGCTCGGCGTCAATACGATGATGACCTTTTTTACCGACAGGTGCGGTTTTACCGCGGCGAACGCTTCGCTTGCCGTCGGCGCCGTCTTTGTCGTGTGTATCGTCGCACTTATGTATTGGTTTTTCGGAACGGAAATCGGCAGCGCCATGCGAGCGACGGGAAACAACGAGCGGATGGTGAGGGCGCTCGGCGTCAACACGGACACGATGAAGATACTCGGTCTCATGCTCGCAAACGGTTTCGTCGCGCTGTCGGGCGGGCTCGTCGCGCAGAGTCAGGGATACGCGGACGTCGGCATGGGAACGGGCGTCATCGTTATCGGACTTGCGTCGATCATCATCGGGGAAGTCGTGTTCGGAAAGCGCTTCGCGTTTTGGTATAGGCTTTCGGCCGTCGTTTTCGGTTCGATCATCTACCGAATCGTCATCGCGATCGTACTGCAGCTCGGATTGAAATCGACCGATTTGAAATTGTTTACGGCGATCATCGTCGCAGCTTCCCTTTCCGTTCCCGTCGTCAAAGGAAGCATGGCGCACCGCCGTCGTTCGGCTATCCCCGGTACGAGGGCTTCGGATGCGGAGATCCCGCAAGATCGGGACGTGACCGACACGGCAGGAAAATAAGCGATGTTAAAATTATTCAACGTATCGAAAACATTCAATCGCGGAACGATCACCGAAAAGGTCGCGCTCAAAAACATCAATCTCGAAATCGACGACGGGGATTTTATCACGGTTATCGGCGGGAACGGCGCGGGAAAATCGACGCTGCTCAATCTCATCGCGGGCATTCACTTTACCGATACGGGCTCGCTTTTTCTCGACGGCATGGATTTGACCGGTATGCCCGAATACGTGCGCGCGAAATACTTGGGACGTGTGTTTCAGGATCCGATGATGGGGACGGCGGCGAATATGCAGATCGAAGAAAACCTCGCGCTTGCGATGAGAAGGGGCAAACGGAGAACGCTTTCATGGGGCGTGCAGCCTGCCGAACGCGCTCTCTACCGTGAAAAGCTGGCGCTCCTCGGCTTGGGGCTCGAAAACCGCATGACGAGCAAAGTCGGTCTTCTTTCAGGAGGTCAGCGTCAGGCGCTTACGCTGCTCATGGCGACGCTGCAAAAACCGAAACTGCTTTTGCTCGACGAACACACGGCCGCCCTCGATCCGAAAACCGCAAAAAAAGTGCTCGATTTGACGGAAACCTTTGTCACCGACGGGGGACTGACGACCTTTATGGTGACGCACAATATGAAAGACGCGATACGCTGCGGCAACCGCCTCATCATGATGAGTGAAGGGCGCATCATTTACGACGTGAAAGGCGACGAAAAGAAAAATCTTCGCGTCGAAGATTTACTCAAGCGTTTCGATGCTACAGGCGGAGAAGCGAACGACCGCCTTTTGCTTTCGTAACGGCAGGGGCGAAACGTCGGGGCGGGAGACGACGGTAAAAAATACTCCGATAAATCGATTGAAAATTATACGGTTATGTATTATAATTGGTAAATTGATGAGCTGAAAATAAAGCTGTACGGTTTAAGAGGTTTTGCATGAGCGATACAAATTCCATCAGATTGATCGAGAAATTTCCGTTTACTATGAAAGTGCTGTTTATGGGAGCGTATACTTTGCCGACG
This Treponema socranskii subsp. buccale DNA region includes the following protein-coding sequences:
- a CDS encoding helix-turn-helix domain-containing protein → MRRINATGKKESKRVPYHFGKKLRMVREHKGMTLKVVADKAGVSESLVSQIERNKVSPAIDTLLALADALDINLEFLFEEHRRKRPVKITRSDERRTVSEDTIKYEELARTDKSEKDNQFEAYVIRLPPHSRTHRGSYGHIGWELGVVTKGAIMLKYEEKEYDLKAGDSASFSASTPHMLENKTDEDAEAIWIVTPPQRFIE
- a CDS encoding tetratricopeptide repeat protein, which encodes MKRIIAITLTSAVCGALLFVSCRTIKDIPEDLTSTQLIQLGQNAYGSAQYKNAETYYKTVIARYGIDSSVYVEARYELGHLYLKQKKYAAAYASFKEILDMYASTTPGVLPGAYNKLAEIGMKRIPKNKLPETKPSKVQTDVHTETERTEAAQKAQDADMQETKDADVQESQAAGNSVELEKETPTAE
- a CDS encoding ABC transporter substrate-binding protein; the encoded protein is MKRLIGVFAVLCVLAGCKGTNKSKTIKIGIVQLVEHPALDDAYKGFVDALSEAGYTDGTNISIDYENAQGEQANCVTIAQKLVNDRSDLILAIATPAAQAVANLTKDIPILVTAVTDPESAKLVKSNDAPGTNVTGTSDLTPCAAQIDLLKRLVPNAKTVGMLYCSSEQNSVFQIGLAKAQCDKLGLAYIDATVSSTNEVQQVTQSLVGKVDAIYVPTDNMVSSSIVTVAQVANENRIPTIVGEEGMVERGALATYGIDYYALGKQTASMAVDIIKNGKKPEDMPIQYLEHCTLSINRDTAAKIGMTIRDYLN
- a CDS encoding ABC transporter permease, with translation MPFAADGVCVKMGLLFAVHGAFAVGILWSVMTLGVYITFRILDIADLTVDGSFATGGAVSGVLIAHGVHPLLSLSAAFAAGMLAGLATGLLHTKIKIHVLLASILTMIALYSVNIRIMGKANTPLLGVNTMMTFFTDRCGFTAANASLAVGAVFVVCIVALMYWFFGTEIGSAMRATGNNERMVRALGVNTDTMKILGLMLANGFVALSGGLVAQSQGYADVGMGTGVIVIGLASIIIGEVVFGKRFAFWYRLSAVVFGSIIYRIVIAIVLQLGLKSTDLKLFTAIIVAASLSVPVVKGSMAHRRRSAIPGTRASDAEIPQDRDVTDTAGK
- a CDS encoding ABC transporter ATP-binding protein, with the protein product MLKLFNVSKTFNRGTITEKVALKNINLEIDDGDFITVIGGNGAGKSTLLNLIAGIHFTDTGSLFLDGMDLTGMPEYVRAKYLGRVFQDPMMGTAANMQIEENLALAMRRGKRRTLSWGVQPAERALYREKLALLGLGLENRMTSKVGLLSGGQRQALTLLMATLQKPKLLLLDEHTAALDPKTAKKVLDLTETFVTDGGLTTFMVTHNMKDAIRCGNRLIMMSEGRIIYDVKGDEKKNLRVEDLLKRFDATGGEANDRLLLS